The Watersipora subatra chromosome 1, tzWatSuba1.1, whole genome shotgun sequence genome has a window encoding:
- the LOC137406825 gene encoding UPF0764 protein C16orf89 homolog, producing MVCLSQLLMMALLVSTAGTTFPSTGHIKHLLKSLEKVTEFYNAFVDQVNFDGLYGLRIVEGVLLHIKGSFLFELMDDSFKFKVDALLKNCQVPINKGIAVVNRDNPKQFQKLGVLLIRRYLMNYEPRNIKPELRWPFVLNIRDSFKVINERSSDECFGSLFASEESGSCEISKKCSKLVTTPNLRSYPLTHQILFSVEAAKTKKCSRSWSEMLGLRGYLSNTEFQRIWCTNSYYEMLSYVQTGRRQNGRRYHAVESHNLDLFFEILFVCPSIGFHEFLKEEYIAVITDAQDASGCFKLPNKTSSGRKLLEEKEMKDGCMFHLTAVGAGALAVYLHYTLVMLYTSERFHLDLINDNKHYLEAVELGRLELLPRKHTPSNNYIFYMILIAVNILFIFLIIKKGRGSSWRRFVKRLLAT from the exons ATGGTGTGCCTGAGTCAGCTTCTAATGATGGCCCTGCTGGTATCAACTGCTGGAACGACATTCCCATCGACAG GTCACATCAAGCACCTTTTGAAATCCCTCGAGAAAGTAACAGAATTCTACAACGCATTTGTGGACCAAGTTAACTTTGATGGCTTGTATGGTCTGAGGATTGTTGAAG GAGTCTTACTGCATATCAAAGGCTCCTTTCTATTTGAGCTCATGGATGACTCTTTCAAGTTCAAAGTAGATGCGTTACTGAAGAACTGTCAAGTACCAATTAACAAGGGAATTGCTGTTGTCAACAG agataatccaaagcaATTTCAGAAGTTGGGGGTTCTATTAATAAGGAGGTATCTTATGAACTATGAGCCAAGAAATATCAAACCAGAGTTGCGCTGGCCATTTGTACTCAACATTAGAGATAGCTTTAAAG TAATCAATGAACGGTCATCTGACGAGTGCTTTGGCAGCTTGTTTGCTTCCGAAGAGTCCGGCAGCTGCGAAATAAGCAAGAAATGTAGCAAGCTTGTCACCACCCCAAACCTTCGATCATATCCTCTAACACATCAGATACTTTTTAGTGTGGAAGCTGCAAAAACC aaAAAGTGTTCACGTTCTTGGAGTGAGATGCTCGGGCTGAGGGGATATCTCAGTAACACCGAGTTCCAAAGAATCTGGTGCACCAACAGTTACTATGAAATGCTTAGCTATGTTCAGACTGGCCGGAGACAAAATGGACGAAGATACCATGCCGTCGAGTCTCACAACCTTGATCTCTTCTTTGAAATAT TGTTTGTCTGCCCTAGCATTGGATTCCATGAATTTCTCAAGGAGGAGTACATCGCAGTTATCACTGATGCCCAGGATGCATCTGGTTGTTTTAAG CTGCCTAACAAGACCTCAAGCGGCAGGAAGCTTCTAGAAGAGAAGGAGATGAAAG ATGGCTGTATGTTTCATCTGACGGCTGTGGGAGCGGGTGCTTTGGCAGTCTACCTTCATTATACCCTTGTAATGTTATACACTTCGGAGAGATTTCATCTTGATCTCATCAATGACAATAAACATTATTTAGAGGCTGTTGAACTAGGTCGGCTTGAGCTGCTGCCTCGAAAACATACCCCTAGCAacaactatatattttatatgatacTTATCGCagtcaatattttatttatatttttgattattaaAAAAGGACGAGGTTCTTCTTGGAGACGTTTTGTCAAGAGGTTGTTAGCTACTTAA